In Castanea sativa cultivar Marrone di Chiusa Pesio chromosome 6, ASM4071231v1, a single window of DNA contains:
- the LOC142638920 gene encoding calcium-transporting ATPase, endoplasmic reticulum-type, whose amino-acid sequence MDEKPFPAWSWPVKQCLKEFNVKIDKGLSSYEVEKLRERYGWNELIKEKGKPLWRLVLEQFDDMLIKILLVAACISFILAYMHGGEAGESGFEAYVEPFVIVLILVLNAIVGVWQETNAEKALEALKEMQSESGKVLRDGYFVPNLPARELVPGDIVELRVGDKVPADMRVAALKTTTLRAEQSSLTGEANPVLKGTEPIFVDDCELQAKENMVFAGTTIVNGSCICIVVSTGMNTEIGKIQTQIHEASLEESDTPLKKKLDEFGSRLTTAIGLVCLVVWVINYKHFLSWDVVDGWPANIRFSFEKCTYYFKIAVALAVAAIPEGLPAVITTCLALGTRKMAQKNAIVRKLPSVETLGCTTVICSDKTGTLTTNQMSVTEFFTLGGKITASRIFHVEGTTYDPKDGGIVDWTCYNMDANLQAMAEICAVCNDAGIYFDGRLYRATGLPTEAALKVLVEKMGVPDAKARSKIRDTELAANYLIDRNSVKLGCCEWWTKRSKQVAMLEFDRIRKSMSVIVREPTGQNRLLVKGAVESLLERTSHVQLADGSVVPIDEPCKQQLLLKLVEMSSKGLRCLGLAYKDELGEFSDYYSESHPAHKKLLDPASYSSIESDLIFVGVVGLRDPPREEVHKAIEDCRGAGIKVMVITGDNKSTAEAICREINLFSKSEDLRGRSLTGKEFAALSPSQQIEILSRPGGKVFSRAEPRHKQDIVRMLKEMGEVVAMTGDGVNDAPALKLADIGIAMGITGTEVAKEASDMVLADDNFSTIVSAVAEGRSIYNNMKAFIRYMISSNVGEVISIFLTAALGIPECMIPVQLLWVNLVTDGPPATALGFNPADVDIMRKPPRRSDDALINSWILLRYLVIGTYVGIATVGIFILWYTQASFMGINLVSDGHTLVEFSQLRNWGKCSSWSNFTASPFTVAGGHMISFTDPCDYFTVGKVKAMTLSLSVLVSIEMFNSLNALSEHNSLVKMPPWRNPWLLVAMSVSFGLHCLILYVPFLADVFGIVPLSLSEWILVILVSAPVILIDEVLKFVGRSQRWIAKEKMA is encoded by the exons TGGATGAAAAACCATTCCCTGCGTGGTCATGGCCAGTGAAGCAGTGTTTGAAAGAGTTTAATGTGAAAATAGATAAGGGTTTGAGCAGTTATGAGGTTGAGAAGCTGCGTGAGAGGTATGGTTGGAATGAGCTCATCAAAGAGAAAGGGAAGCCCTTGTGGAGACTTGTATTGGAACAATTTGATGACATGCTTATAAAGATACTTCTAGTTGCGGCCTGTATATCATTCATTCTAGCTTACATGCATGGAGGTGAAGCAGGAGAGTCTGGATTTGAAGCCTATGTGGAACCATTTGTGATTGTCTTGATTCTAGTCCTCAATGCCATTGTTGGAGTTTGGCAAGAGACTAATGCTGAAAAGGCACTTGAGGCCCTTAAGGAGATGCAAAGTGAATCTGGAAAGGTTTTAAGGGATGGTTACTTTGTGCCCAACTTGCCTGCACGAGAGCTGGTCCCAGGGGATATTGTGGAATTGCGAGTTGGAGACAAAGTCCCTGCTGATATGAGGGTTGCAGCTTTGAAAACTACGACTTTGAGAGCTGAGCAGAGCTCATTGACTGGAGAGGCAAATCCTGTGTTGAAAGGCACTGAACCTATATTCGTGGATGACTGTGAATTGCAAGCTAAAGAAAATATGGTTTTTGCAGGCACAACAATTGTCAATGGGAGCTGCATCTGTATTGTCGTTAGTACGGGGATGAACACTGAGATTGGGAAGATACAAACGCAAATACATGAGGCTTCTCTAGAAGAGAGTGACACCCCTTTGAAGAAGAAGCTTGATGAATTTGGGAGCAGACTTACTACTGCAATTGGGCTTGTTTGCCTTGTTGTGTGGGTCATAAACTACAAACATTTCCTCTCTTGGGATGTTGTGGATGGATGGCCTGCAAATATTcgtttttcttttgagaaatgCACATACTATTTTAAGATTGCTGTTGCCCTTGCAGTAGCTGCCATCCCAGAAGGCCTTCCTGCTGTTATAACAACTTGTTTAGCTCTTGGAACTAGGAAAATGGCACAAAAGAATGCAATTGTGCGGAAGCTTCCAAGTGTAGAAACTTTGGGATGCACAACAGTTATTTGTTCAGATAAAACTGGGACTTTGACGACAAATCAGATGTCTGTGACAGAATTCTTCACTTTGGGAGGGAAAATTACGGCTTCTCGAATCTTTCATGTTGAAGGCACTACTTATGATCCCAAGGATGGGGGCATAGTTGACTGGACTTGCTACAATATGGATGCCAATTTGCAAGCCATGGCAGAAATATGTGCTGTTTGTAATGATGCTGGGATCTATTTTGATGGTCGTCTCTATAGAGCTACTGGTTTGCCTACTGAGGCAGCTCTTAAGGTTTTGGTTGAAAAGATGGGGGTTCCAGATGCCAAGGCGAGGAGCAAAATTCGTGATACTGAACTTGCTGCAAACTATTTGATTGACCGCAACTCAGTCAAATTAG GATGTTGTGAGTGGTGGACAAAAAGATCAAAACAGGTTGCCATGTTGGAGTTTGATCGCATTCGGAAGTCAATGAGTGTTATTGTCCGGGAACCAACCGGGCAAAACCGACTTCTTGTCAAG GGTGCGGTTGAGAGTCTACTGGAGCGCACTTCACACGTCCAACTTGCCGATGGATCCGTTGTTCCAATAGATGAACCTTGTAAGCAACAATTGCTCTTGAAACTCGTGGAGATGAGTTCAAAGGGATTGCGCTGCTTGGGTTTGGCATATAAGGATGAGTTGGGAGAGTTTTCTGACTACTATTCTGAGAGTCATCCTGCCCACAAAAAGTTGCTTGATCCGGCTTCATACTCCTCAATTGAAAGTGACTTGATTTTTGTTGGAGTTGTTGGTCTAAGA GACCCTCCACGTGAGGAAGTTCATAAAGCAATTGAGGATTGTAGAGGAGCTGGGATTAAAGTTATGGTGATAACTGGGGATAATAAGTCCACCGCTGAGGCCATTTGTCGGGAAATTAATCTATTTTCTAAAAGCGAGGATCTTAGAGGGAGAAGTTTAACAGGTAAAGAGTTTGCGGCTCTCTCGCCTTCAcaacaaattgaaatattgtctAGACCTGGAGGGAAGGTGTTCTCACGTGCTGAGCCTAGGCATAAGCAAGACATTGTAAGGATGCTGAAGGAGATGGGGGAAGTTGTTGCAATGACTGGGGATGGGGTAAATGATGCACCTGCACTTAAACTTGCTGACATTGGGATCGCCATGGGAATTACTGGTACTGAG GTAGCAAAAGAAGCTTCAGATATGGTATTGGCAGATGATAATTTTAGTACCATTGTTTCAGCTGTTGCCGAGGGTCGCTCAATTTATAATAACATGAAAGCCTTTATTAG GTACATGATATCATCAAATGTTGGAGAGGTAATATCCATATTCTTGACTGCTGCCCTGGGGATACCAGAGTGTATGATACCTGTACAGCTCCTGTGGGTGAACTTGGTTACTGACGGACCTCCTGCAACTGCTCTTGGTTTTAACCCTGCTGATGTTGATATAATGCGAAAACCACCCCGCAGAAGTGATGATGCATTAATAAATTCTTGGATTCTTCTCCGTTATTTG GTAATTGGTACTTATGTGGGCATTGCAACTGTTGGCATCTTTATCCTGTGGTACACTCAAGCTTCATTTATGGGTATCAATCTTGTCAGTGATGGGCATACACTAGTTGAATTTTCTCAGCTTCGCAATTGGGGAAAATGCTCGTCATGGTCAAATTTCACCGCGAGTCCATTCACGGTTGCTGGGGGTCACATGATCTCTTTTACAGACCCTTGTGACTATTTTACCGTTGGTAAAGTGAAAGCAATGACTCTATCCCTCTCTGTCTTGGTGTCCATTGAGATGTTCAATTCATTGAACGCCCTTTCCGAACACAACAGCTTGGTCAAAATGCCACCTTGGAGGAACCCCTGGCTTTTGGTTGCTATGTCAGTCTCATTTGGACTTCATTGCCTCATACTTTATGTCCCATTCCTGGCAGATGTGTTTGGTATTGTACCATTGAGTCTGAGTGAGTGGATTTTGGTCATCTTGGTTTCAGCTCCTGTGATTCTTATTGATGAGGTTCTGAAATTTGTGGGAAGGAGTCAAAGATGGATAGCAAAGGAGAAGATGGCATGA